The sequence GTCGGAAAAGCCCAAGGAAGTCGATGAAGATCACCGTAAACTGTATGATCTTCCTGAATGTTCtgaagaaaacacaaacagaaaccTTGAGCACCTCAGTAAACCAAATGGAAACACTCCAGAGCAAGACATTGTTGAAAGGGGTGATCCCCTAGCAGGAGGGAGTAGTACTGCAGCAGCATATATATGCCCAGTGTGCAACCAACCCCAGCAACACAATCTTAGACTTTTTAATGAACATGTAGATATGTGTCTCGTCAAAAGTTCTAAGGAAGATGAGGAAGAAGAATCGGCAAGGAGTGAAAACATGTTTACAGGAAATAAACATGCAATGGAAGAGCATGTTCAGGAAACTGCAAGTGCACAGATTACAGgtatgtcatttttttctgattataAAAGCGTGTAAACAATCTATAAAAGTTGTCTACAACTTTATGACTTGGGCATTTTTAATGACATTTGTAACCGGATATTTTTACATGTACTGATAACTAGCATTGTATAAATAAAAATTACTTAGGAAGCACCATATTGATCAGTAGAAGGAAAGGACTACTTGTCATATGTTAATTCCTTGCCAATGCAGCATGTTCCCATAAGAAAGAAATAatgatacattgtgtatgttgTTTATTTCTTTCCACATAGACACAGATGTGGGCAGCGTGGAATGTCCGGTCTGTGGGCAGCTCCAGTCAGGGGAACTGCTGACCTTCAACCAACATGTGGACATGTGTCTCAGTAGGGGGGCAATCAAGGACATCATCAAGGAGCAAGGTTAACAGTCATTATTCATTCTCTCAATTTTTATGTGAAAATGCACACAATAACCTACAACATACATGAAACTATACAGaatcaaaacatttgtaaatgatGACATTGACAACCCTCTTGGTGTCATGGAATGGCCTCTAGCTTGGATTTCTTTGTTATTGTGTACTTATGTCAAGGAAAAAGTTATGCACTTCAGAAATAAACACTTATAGACATTCAGACGGCACATTTTGAGATGCACAAGTGCGATGATACGTTTTTGAGTTAGTTCCATCAGTTGTTGAAAATGGACTTCCTTGGTCTTAGGTTATCAATTTCCTTTGGTTTGACTTACAGGTTGCTCAAATGTTGAAGTCCAGAAGCCACTGTGCAGTACTGACTCTACAAAGAAGACAGCCAAAAGGTTTGTTGTCCTAGGCAGTTTGAATGTATTGGATAatacatctacattgtacatgtacatgcagtggtTATATGTATTTCCAGTCATGTAATAAAAATGTTGGTACATCATTTCAATTTGTCTTTCCAAGTCCACATCTGAACCTTCCATTCTTCTATCTTCCCGGTCCCAGGTCTGCCATACAGACAGGATCTTCAGCAAAACGGAGGAAACAGGAGAAGTCATCAACAAAGACGGCCACTCTCGACAGATTCTTTGTTTGAGACCGAACAACGTTAACACAAGGGCCACTTAGCTTTTGAGGCCTAAAGAATTTAAATATACAAAGTTATTAAAAGTTGAAAGGCATCTCTGACAAAACCAATCAGAAGGTGTAGTTGAATGTTTCAATTTAATTGTACAAAAGGCATTAATGATAATTTTTGCTAATAAAAAGTGATATCTAAGCTTTTTGCTGTTACCTTTGTAAAATTTATGACATGGCACAACCAGTATGCCAAGCTTGCTGGAAATTTATGTTATGTGTTGCTGTTCTACGAATAAAGTGTATTATCTATCTAGATTGATAGCTGTATATGCATGATATGCAGAAGCTGCAGTTAGCTGATTCTTAGCtatttgcatgtacagtatatatattgAGTAAAAAGACTGCAATTCCATATGGATTCTAAACCATTTATAATGCAACAGATCCactacaaaatcatatcatggtgATATATGTTTTTTATGACAATAAAATATTTATATTCAGATTTAATGCAATACCGGTCCTTGTCACATTTTTCTGTGTTGGAATTTGGAAAATTTTTGCCTCTTTAGCTTGGTTACTACAAATGTAAAGGACATTTCTTTCACGATTCCTCAGGTAAGTGTTTGTAAGTGTGACACATTGtgataattttgaaattcaagctCTACATCAAAGGAACAACTTCTTTCATCCAGCATAGATAGGAGACCTTCAAAGTTGCATTGTAAGAGTTCGGAGTCTCTTTTATATTGGATTTGACTCATCCTTTGAAGATAACGTGTTTATAGATCTTGTTTCTTTGACATAAAAACTGAAGAAGAGCTAATCACAGGAGAGTTTCTTTCACTCCATCTCATGATCCTCAGTCTCTTCTATATTCGTCCCTGCGCTGCACATTCTGCTGTGTCACACCACCCAGGGGTTTGGTCTTGACTTCCGCATGGTGAAGTCTATTTTCCGTGCCATCTCCTTGTTGTAGATGTCTCGCATGTTCTCGTAGTTGACTCGCCTCCTGTACTGCCATGGCTTCTCGTAGTAACGTCTTCTCCGAACATCTTCAAGGAAGCCCTCTCTTGTCaggacactgaaaatatttgaaaatagttatacaaatgtaccagtATGACAACTTATAAAACCACTTATACAGTCACAGCAAGAGTTACATAAGAAATACATATGCTCGAGCTACTGTTGTATCTAAAGAAAAATTTGCTCTTATCTCTTGTGATTTCTTCACTCTGTACACTATGTATTATCAACGAGGTTTATCTGATTCCCTAGACTGCTAGAAAACAATAAAGCATGAtcttggtgggaggggggcacaaatTTCATAAGGTTAGAGGTCACACAACTGCACGCGTATTTTCTTGGTCAAGCAAATATATCTGTATGATCTGAATAACGTCTTTAGCTAAAGGAGAATGGAAGGAAATGACTGACTTGTTCAAAGCTCTGTAGGCGGCATCGACATTGCCGTTTTTGACGAAGACTGTCCGTGCGATGAACTGGTAGTACTTTATCATGGCTGGCGGCGCTCAGACTGAACACAGTTTCAAATTCGGCACCAGTTCGTAGCACACGTAAATGTATAAATTAAACTTTACAATAAACAATTTTTACGTTGAATTATCTAACGTTACTCCGAATGATACAGTgaacaattttcttttcttttaaactTTATGGCATAAGTTCACATTATTCGGGTACTTATTCGTATACTGATTCAAGGTGTCAAAGGTCGAGAATGCCAGATAGCGGAAGTGGGCTTTGTTTTCTTGGATGGACGAAATTTGAAATCAGAGTAGTGCTTGTAGCATGAACGGTCCTCCTGAAGAGGTGAAGAAGTGGTGAGTACTGAGAAGAATTCCTTGGGGCACTTATACGTTGCTGTTAAGTTGTTGGTTAACCCCAGCTCTTCATCAAGGGGTTAGCACCTTGAACTTGAATATAAATGGATGGCTGCTGAAAAATAGGCAAGCTCAAGCATTCAAAAACGCCTTCTAGAGGTGTTCCTTATCCCAAAATGTCACCCATGCCAGTATGATTTTCTATAATAACATAAGGCCAAATAATGATACAacttagaaaaagaaaagaaaatagaaagagACTTAAATTAGATAAACTGTGCCCTCCCACAAAAACTgtattgaatattgaatatgTCTTAAATGCAGTGATTGAGTAATGTTTATAACATACCAGAACCAGGAAGGTTGCACTTGGTGTGCCTACTAGCCTGTGTTTCAACAATCTCTCAAATTATGgcagaggttaatgaccccctcccctctctgacttgacttgacttgactctaGGGGGAGGTATCTGTAGGGCAGGCTGCTAGGAGTGCGATTTACTAAGGCTACCTGCTATATGTATAAGGATGTTCATTGTTCTAAGTATGCATgtgtaaggtcaaaggtgaaggcccctgagacattaaCTTAATTGATTAAGCAAAACACATCCAAGTCTGGACAATTGTATGAAGCAtggtcgagacaagaactgtttacaattCATAGCCTCCACATCTGGCCTTACACATCAGTACCTAGAATCATGAACCTttaagcagatctattggtggcaaaaACTGTATCCTAcaggcaaaaggagttttaatCGCCACCAATAGATGGATACCTCTTTGCCATCaatagatttgcttggagattattcatTACAACACTAGAGGAGATAAGATCTCTTAATAAAAATTTCACATCTCTGTTTCCTAGGGTCCAGTCTGTGTCAGAGACGATGTGACATCATGCAGCCAGGGCGACGGGGAGCTCTGGAGGGAACCAATGTGTTGTACTGGCCGTATGACGGAGGCTACAACCCATCGACTGACAGGGAGAAAACTCAGCATGAGATGCAGGTTAGAGAGTCTACAGACATGGCCCCGTGGCACATGCGGTAGCCCAACCCCGCTGCTtggccatatggatcaaattccgtggatctgTGTGCCGGAGTTCGATCTTAGGGTCAACTAGCCTGGAGGCCAGACCACcaatctctataatatctatTGTTCCCAGACGATAGATAGAGatttggggtctggcatccaggctgaGGGTCAACCTcgaacatgttgtaagggattccATTcagtcattttggatggtgacgtaaagccggcggccccgtgtatgagggagcttcaggtgtaagcctcaagcgtcaaacctctgcatgtaaatgAACACACTGAGAAGAATAGGGGTGACCTGATATGTTTGGCTTGGTACGTGAGATGGGGCAATTAtaactagctaacgaaaaagcatcatgcttcgtcctctAGTTGACTAGAGGTTCTACCACTATACCTTACCTTACATACCTTGTGATagctcatcattatcatcaaggTCACCTTCACTTAGTTGGTGTCTCTCCTGCTAAAAATTATAAAGCCAATCAGCACTGAAGAGTCCTTAAACATTCAAGCATATCTCAACAAAAGTGTTTTGCATGATTTGAGCATTCTATGATTGGCTTGAGGGTTTGATAATAAGAGTACTTCAGATGTCACATGGACCAGCGAAGCCATAAGGATCACTTGAGGGTCCTTTTGGGGTTACCACAACAATTGATTTAAAGTAAAATGAGattttttagacatttttaaAACCGGCCTTTTAAAGGAAGTGGCAGCATTCCaagctgtgtttttttctcattgattttCTGTATAGAAATAGATTTCTTATAGCCCAAATATTAGtagtagtatacatgtacatttgtaggcaGCTTACATGTACCAGCTGTGACACAGTATATGTAGGGCACAGCAGATAATACAGACTAGCAGTACCTTAGTGTGGTCCTGTATGATGTGGTGCGCTATTTGGCTCCTCAACAAACTGCATGTAGGTTACATCTTTTAACTCCGAATTCTATTACCATCTTAATGATATTATATtactgtaaccaaggaggttttagatAAATTGCTGTAACTTTTGGTACTTATGTGGTCAGCTGTAGCCTATTATTTGCATGAGCATATGAAGAGACTTGGCAGCTATAATAGGCTAGTGACCTGGGCTTGCTGTATTGTGTAATACAACATGCCCTCTCCTTTGCCCCACAGGAGTACACAGTGTGGGCCAATGCCTACCTGTCTGAGAGAGGAGACCTGCCCCCCGTGGGTGATCTTGTCACAGCCCTGTCGGATGGGATCACCCTCATCAAGCTGGTAGAAGTCATGGGTATGTCTACAAGTCTCCCCTTACCAGTACATTtcatgatatttcaaaatatgctGTTACACAAGACAATCCAATCTTGAAACTCTGtccaaaaacaaaatgtcaccAAGTTCTATAGTTTTTATGTCAATGTAAATGCAAGCATAGTGCATGATTTTCTTATTGCTTTATTTTCGTAATCTCCTTGTATTAATGAATTATTGAtaaataggtacatgtagtaataaatAAAGACAGAACAATTGATGGATCTGTTACAATGTAATGATCTAGCTATTTTATAAATGTTCAgttatagatagatatacatcAATATCAGACATAATGCTCATTGAACAATGATAATCTCATTAGAGATGTCTATCAAAACTATAGCTGCTATCGTTCCACAGCAGAGCAACAAGTCCCCTACCCTCACCCCAAACCCACCAGCTGGATCCAAAGGGTGGAGAACACAACAGCCTGTCTGAGCTTCTGTGGGCAGGGAGGAGTCACGTTGGAAGGGGTGACATCTTCAGGTAGGGATGTCTGTAAAATCAGTGTCACAAGGAATTATGTATATGTTCAGTGGTCacagaaaaactgaaaaagcaataacaaaatagaatgtgtttatgtttgaaaataaagatataGATTCAAAAAGAAAAGATGCATTGAAAAATGCAttgcaaagaaatgaaatgaaataccagaaGTTTGGTAAAATGTATCTACTTTGACTGCTGTGATGAAGGGCTTACAAAGAGACTGCTTGTGTGTACTTAAGTAATTAAGTTAGAGAGACAAGGCAATTTCATTtaaactttgtgttttgaatAGAAAGTTTTAGTGATATCAATCATTGACACAAAGATATGTTGCAATCATCTTTTTACttatgtgtttatttgtttcttgcaGATATTGTAGATGGCAAAGCAAAAGCCATTCTTGCTCTCTGCCATGCCCTGAGGATTAGATGTGAAGGTAGGACTCCTGAATGAAGAATTGCTGGAACCAAAGAgtttatatagactatataattCAGATTCATAATTATTGTTGCTAAGTGAGATGCTCCAGATAATGTTAAAATTACACTTTCAATTGTGTAGGATAGACATGTAAGTTAGCAAAAGGACGAATGCACATTTTCACCTCAAGAATAAGAGTGTTAGGGCACCAGTAAGTCACTGCAGTTCAAGGTTACTAGTTCAAGGTTACTGTTACTAACTTTTCCACATTACCTCTCACCCAAGGTGTTGGGAAATATGCTGTCCGTGCAGTCCCATTAACTTCTAGACACAAACCATATCATCCTGGTTCAAGGCATGATGGGATAGATAGCAGGGGACACACACAGGTTCCCCTGGTGACCTGGGAACAAGAAGACATGGCCATATTTGCATGGGTGAAGTGCATGTTGGGACATATGGTGGTGGATTATTCTGTGTAAGTGTGCACCATTTCTTGGCTGCCTATGGCAATGTGCTCTCCTTTCAGAATTCAGTGTATCAGAATTACTAAAAGCCTATGATATACACCCTTCTTATATATGCATATACCCGTCCATTGCTTGATTTTCCATCAGAAATTAATTATTAATTATTGCTTGAAGCTTGCTTCCTGTGATGTCATTTTCTGCATCATTGAACTGATCACATCTCAtcactgaactgaactgaactaatACTCACAAACACACTGAACTTATCATATTGGAATTCAGTCTGTAACATGTGCTCCTTGCACCATGGCCTCGTAGAAGAGTCTACTCTAGATCTGTAGGACTGTTACAATTTTAtctagtaatacatgtaatatgaatGCTGGTAGAAATCTATTGCTGCCTTATTTCTTGAATAAATGTGTTTGAATtgacagaaaaagaaaatgtaGTGTGTGTAATATTTATTAACATGAACTCTCCAGATATTCCACAGACGGCAGAATGTTATCATGTCTCCTGTGTTCCACAGCTTTCAGGATGGGAGTTTGCTCTGCAGACTTGTCAACAAGATTTGTGAAGGGGATATGGATCCAAAGGTACAGACTGATGTGTTCATGGCATAAGATAGAAACATTATGTGCTCTCTATGTTAAGATTTTTAAATATCTAAATTTTTCAACTTTTCTGCTGTTGTTGCAAAACCTTCATAATTTCTCCCTGCAGGTTTGGATGGACAAGTCTTATACAGACAGGATGtatgttgccatggagactgtAGAGAGAAAGTTTGGTTTGCCATGCTTCCTTGATGTCCAGACCGTGATCAGAGGACATGGACATGAGTCCCTGAGGGACTATCTGTCCCAACTAAGAAGGATAGGGGACATGCATTTTCAGGTGACAGTCTatcatgttttaaaatctttatgtaacgtaacatgacctatttacgtgcagaacctatttacgtccggtttggctcgtGTCCACATgccgcggtgtattatgccaaagcctgttctcaggagcaataaagaacataataaatatgatccttagccatctctgtaaattttgcacagcaaaacataatggccatgcgtttaccacgtgaacgccacgtgccgcgcatgtgggggaaatttacagataaacattgtttttttccatcgcgttaagcaagtggccggatagacatagtgattttattatcatttgtctgcagactactttggacagttactgtgcatttttttctggtctatgttcttcaagcatagcgctagaagggaaaagattcagaagtggacgataatgggttaccctagcacaattcttcatcatatacctcagtataaatacatgctcgcacggcgttaaacaggcggagaaaaacttacagaccttgcattttctttttagaagagctgatatttctgtccATGGGttaaaaatttggctctgtccgcgcggttttaagataaatacgttttgaataaatcggacgttaattggtcatgttacgttatatgTGCAAAATTTAAGAAACTGTGTTCACCCAAGGTACACTGAGGCCTGTCAAGAATTTTACTTCATGCAACTGGAAACCTATCAATCGGTAAGGTGATTGAACCTTAGACTTAGGATGAACCATAATTTACACATTTTCGTTAGCTACACGTAggagtgcaatgcagcttcgctacggcttgcaACTGGAAACCTATCAATAGAAACCTCAAAGACAAATGTACCTGTTGTGTCCTTACAGCAAAAGAAGTGGAGGGAAGAGAAGGAGGCAGAAGCCCGTCGGGAGCGTGAGAGATGGGAGCGGATACACATGAAGAGGAAGGAGGCTCAGGACCACAGGAGGAAACTGGAGGACATGTTCGACAGACACAAGCAACAGCTGGAGGAACTAGACACAGCTGTGAAGAAAAAGGAGATGGAGCTAGCCAGGCAGATGAATGTCTCCTATAATGAGTACAAGAGACTTAAAAGTCCCAGGCCAAAACCTGCAGAGGTAGTAGAGGGGAAAACTCAGGAGGCGGGGACACTTACAAACACAACTTCAGCAGTAGGGCAAGCTACAAGGACAGATAGTAATGCTTCAAAAGATACTGCCTTCAATTATACTGTGCCAAAACCTAAATCAGCAATTTACAACGTCACAGATTCTCCTAAGGTGTCTGGTGTGGAAGAGTCAAATGATGAGTCAGAGGACAAAGATAGTGAAGTCACAAGTTCAGCTTCAGGTGATGACATAGGGAAAAGCGATGTCACCGACTCCATGTGGAATGAAACCCTGAAGAGTTTGTCAAAACTTGCCCTTAGAAGAGAACAGAAGTCAGTGCTGGCAACCAAACCTTCTGACCTACCAGAGTGGTCTACTGATCAAGGCCAAGCTAGACTTGAAGGTCATGAAGCTGGTAGGGAAAATGTCGGCACACGACCTTCAATACAAATAGGCAGAGACTCAGGCAGTCGTCTGTCTGCGGACAGGGAAAGCGGGAATGAAAGACCTGTCGGCAGCTCTCCTGCATCAGCCTTACCAGCTAGTAACACAAGTGTGAAAGGTAGTGGGCTATCAGGCTCTGCGAATACCAGTAACCTTCCTACTGGCTACTTCAAAAATGCAGCCAGGAGAGCACTCTTCTTTGCCTCCCTGTCTCCAGAGCCTACTGATGAACTCAGTGATGGCTAGAATGTTCTACTTGTGGAAAGTGATTGTAGTGTTGATGATTGCAGAAAAATAATGTACcaaaatattctgtatattaTGCGTCATTTACAATGTAGATCATTTACCATACAGACTTTTAGATCTTATAGCTATAGCATATTGTGTGGTGCCAAATCTCCAGATCAGTGTTTGCCTTGTAACCCCAATAACCAGGGTAGGTACTAggactaggtaggtagataTTGTCAAAATTTTTATAAGATGCAGGGTTTAAAATCAAGGAAATAGGTTTTTATATCTAACGTAGATGAGTAGATTGATAGTTATGATTTTCTATATCCAGAATTTTATATTGTAACAACAgattatcattatatatattttcattacTTGTAATAAGTATTTGTTACATCTTGCAAGTGCCATATTTTATTGAGGTATTATAGATGTTGACTATTAGCAACTCTTTAGTCATTTTAAAAAGGCAGACTTTTACATGGTATCAGATGTATATAAATCCAGCAGCGTTGTGTAATATAGAAGCGAAAGTTCCGTTTTTCAACAAATCACGTAAAAGAATAGAAATTTTTAGTCCAGCAGTGTTGTGATAATACAGAAGTGAAAATTCCATCTTTCAACAAAACAGtcatgtaaaagaaaatgaatttttaGGCAGCCTCAGGTTTGTGGAAACTATTTAAAAGGTAAGAATTATAATTATGTTATTCACAACAGTGGACTATTCTTAAAAAGCTGAATACACAAAGAAAGcagatttttgtgtgatttactCGGTATTGCCTGTTATCTTATTCCCATATTTAAGGAACCCAGTTTTTTATTTAACTATCGAGAGTCAGTTATAACTTGTTGCTTCATAACAAGACTTAAAGATctttttctggtggtgttttaGTAGCTCTGACTCACTGCCAGAGGAGACATAGTCACACATGTAGTACAATAATGGGACAAAGATGATGGTCATGATCAGCTTTAATTTCTATAGCCTTCTTTGATACAAATATGTCAcatagatttttaaaatctgAGTCATAGACCTTTCTCAAACAAAACTAGGTAGCCTAAAAACACTTTGAAATAATGAACTTTGAAACAAACTATTGAAACGAAGTACACACTATATCTACGGAAATAACAATACGCATAATTTCAAAGGTTAATTGCATTTACAGGAACACTAGTCATATGCTGAGAATGACAAGTAAGAATTCTGCATTTCTCCACTAGGCTTCATACTTTGATGAGTCTGGATAGTGTCACAATTTTTCTTCAGGATTGATCGTCCTCCAAAATTGTATCCTCAAAGCAATAAATATCTCCTGATGGGAGTAAAGATGTTCTTCCAAATAATGCACATCATTCAAATTAGTCAATAAACATCAACATTAAAAATGGGTTAAAAAGCTACCAAAGAAGGGGCAGACATAAGTAGTACCTGCAACTTTTGTTGCATTGTCCAGGACAGAAACATGACTGAACATTAAAATTGCTACCAAAGAACAACACTAGATCTACAACTAATAACAAAGCTAAACCATAAATCTATAGAATATACAAAGGCATGCAATCTTTGGAATAGATATGCCATCATAGCCAGAGCAATTGTTTCCCTTTGGACCTTACAAACCATCCCACTGATGGAAGATACTTCTTACATCTACAGAGGCCAGTAAGGGCTTGTGACGTCATCTTTTCTTGCTTTGGTCCTTCCTCCATGTCTAGCAGTCGGAAAGTATCTGTTTCTGTCCACAAGCGGTGCAAGTGGCTGTCCTGGGTGAGCCTGCACCTTCCATGCCAACTCGGCAGGGTTGAGTGCCGTCTCCTGTGGGGCCAGGCTCACCTGCACCGTGGCATGGTAAGCTGTCGGCATTGGG comes from Branchiostoma lanceolatum isolate klBraLanc5 chromosome 2, klBraLanc5.hap2, whole genome shotgun sequence and encodes:
- the LOC136428661 gene encoding small ribosomal subunit protein bS21m-like; translation: MIKYYQFIARTVFVKNGNVDAAYRALNNVLTREGFLEDVRRRRYYEKPWQYRRRVNYENMRDIYNKEMARKIDFTMRKSRPNPWVV
- the LOC136428654 gene encoding interaptin-like; this encodes MQPGRRGALEGTNVLYWPYDGGYNPSTDREKTQHEMQEYTVWANAYLSERGDLPPVGDLVTALSDGITLIKLVEVMAEQQVPYPHPKPTSWIQRVENTTACLSFCGQGGVTLEGVTSSDIVDGKAKAILALCHALRIRCEGVGKYAVRAVPLTSRHKPYHPGSRHDGIDSRGHTQVPLVTWEQEDMAIFAWVKCMLGHMVVDYSVFQDGSLLCRLVNKICEGDMDPKVWMDKSYTDRMYVAMETVERKFGLPCFLDVQTVIRGHGHESLRDYLSQLRRIGDMHFQQKKWREEKEAEARRERERWERIHMKRKEAQDHRRKLEDMFDRHKQQLEELDTAVKKKEMELARQMNVSYNEYKRLKSPRPKPAEVVEGKTQEAGTLTNTTSAVGQATRTDSNASKDTAFNYTVPKPKSAIYNVTDSPKVSGVEESNDESEDKDSEVTSSASGDDIGKSDVTDSMWNETLKSLSKLALRREQKSVLATKPSDLPEWSTDQGQARLEGHEAGRENVGTRPSIQIGRDSGSRLSADRESGNERPVGSSPASALPASNTSVKGSGLSGSANTSNLPTGYFKNAARRALFFASLSPEPTDELSDG